The Cardiocondyla obscurior isolate alpha-2009 linkage group LG20, Cobs3.1, whole genome shotgun sequence DNA segment ATGGAGAAAAGTATGGGATACCTATGTAATagcctatatatatatagacttaaaacttatataatcttataattatacggtttgtatatatctatatatctcatattattatatatatatatatatatactctCTAAAATTTTCCATGGAGTTCCTCTCGTAATTCCTAGTAATTACGATACATAATTAAAGCATATAATATCTATggaaaaactaaattaattccTAGGAAAAAACGTACTCGTGCTTCacttaaatatttcgtatatattatattctccatttataaaaatttggaaGACTTGTTTTGTACTGTACGTCTAtatgtgatataaaaaatataaaatttaatataggAAAACAgattaataacataaaattaaaaactatacTTTTATACTAgagttaaattatatatcgcaCTATAGAAACTTAATAATTACTATATAAAGAGCTAAGAAccagaataaattaaatagcattttttaaaaatggagaaaacaaaacttaAAACTATTCAAGCAACATAATTCATTAAACACATTttgtttcttcattttttaaaaacagcATCTGAGTCATTCTAGTTTTTAGctctttatattttcatttaatattaataaacgtatgcatataataataaattgttaactataaattttaataaatgtatatacatatacaaattaaaataaaggtGTTTGAGTTCTAAAGATTCGAATTATAttgttatcaatttattactataaaaactttaaatatgtgaaattaattttctgtttcattgtattatttaattatggcACATTATTGTCAATTATTGATAAGTTGTAACCATTATAATTATCtgataataacgataaaaatgcatttataatatatgtatgttttaatatttcagattGCCAACGCATACGTATTTAATATCAAGAAAATCTTCGACCCCATGACGAGATCCTTCTCTTCCTAAACCAGATTCTTTCACCCCGCCAAAAGCAGCCTCCGCGCATGAAATTAATCCTTCATTAACACCTACCATTCCGACTTCTAGCTTACGTGCAACTCTAAATATTTGCGATATGTcttgagaaaagaaatatccaGCCAAACCGACGGGTGTATCGTTAGCTTGTCTCAATACATCTTCCTCGTTGgaaaacttattaattacaGCTACAGGTCCAAAGATCTCTTTGTTGTAAATTTCCATATCTTCGGTTATATTAGTTAATAACGTAGGTGCATAAAATAACGGCCCGAGCTCCGGTAATGAATTTCCACCGCAATGTACCTTAGCACCTTTCTGTACTGCATCTTTTACTAAACCATTTACCATGTCTAATTGACTTTTCTTGATAAGCGGCCCATGAGTGACGCTCTCATTACTACCGTCTCCCAGCTTGATGTCTTTCTCAATTTTTGccacaaattttttaacgaactCGTCAAAAATATCAGCTTGTACGAAAAATCTGTTTGCCGAGACGCACGTTTGGCCGGTATTACGAAATTTGCTGGCCATAGCGCCGTTTACAGCTAAATCTACATCCGCGGACTTGAAGACGATATACGGCGCGTTGCCGCCCAATTCAAGGCCAAGACGTTTCATGGTCGAGGCGCATTGCCTGTACAAGATCTTTCCCACGTTTGTCGAGCCGGTGAACGACAATACTCTTATCTTTGGATTTTCGCACAGCTCTTTGCCAACGGCAGCGGAATTTGTTATGCTTGTAGTGAGTACGTTCAGAATTCCAGGAGGAAAGCCCGCTTGTTCTGCAAGGTCTGCTAGCGCCAATGCTGTTAACG contains these protein-coding regions:
- the Ssadh gene encoding succinate-semialdehyde dehydrogenase [NADP(+)] GabD, whose protein sequence is MLGSKLLQRCLLPVHVPLNCRAMHLLRDNAYINGNWIGASSKQTFPICNPVDNGIIAHVPDMNIADTQVAIDAAAEAFKSFSKTTAKERSDLLRKWYNLMVKHSEDLAVILTKENGKSLAESRAEIKYGNSFVEWFSEEARRIGGEVLQAPMSNRELFLLRQPVGVAALITPWNFPHAMITRKAGAAIAAGCTCVIKPSEDTPLTALALADLAEQAGFPPGILNVLTTSITNSAAVGKELCENPKIRVLSFTGSTNVGKILYRQCASTMKRLGLELGGNAPYIVFKSADVDLAVNGAMASKFRNTGQTCVSANRFFVQADIFDEFVKKFVAKIEKDIKLGDGSNESVTHGPLIKKSQLDMVNGLVKDAVQKGAKVHCGGNSLPELGPLFYAPTLLTNITEDMEIYNKEIFGPVAVINKFSNEEDVLRQANDTPVGLAGYFFSQDISQIFRVARKLEVGMVGVNEGLISCAEAAFGGVKESGLGREGSRHGVEDFLDIKYVCVGNLKY